TTTTGTTCATTTTCCAGTTACCGGCAATGATTGGTTTACGTGACATTTCACATACCTCTTCTATTTTTATTGTACAAGGTTCATTATATCACAAAGTCATGGAAGATTAAAGTATTTCATGCCTTTTATGAAAGCATACAGTGTAGCGTTACAATAGATGTGAGACTTCTAGAAGTCAAAAAGAAGATTCCCTGATATGATAAGAGTACCACCTACTCATCAAAAAGGAAATCTTCTCATGACTAGTATACCACAAAATCTTCGCTATTTGCCACACACTCTGGAAACACGCTACCACGCTGTTAAAACCTATCGAAATGGAGCTTCTGTCACCTTCATCTGTCGACGCTACAAGGTCTCAAAAGCCTCTCTCATGCGGTGGAACAAGCGATTCGACGGCACCAAAGAATCGCTGAAAGACCGGTCGCATCGACCTCTAACACCTCATCCAAAAGCTCATACCGAACAGGAGCTTACCTGGATTAAAAATTGCATCCGAAGAAATCCACAGGCAACCCTCATCGAAATATTCTACAAGCTCAAAACTAATAAGGGCTATGACCGCCATCCCTGCTCTCTCTTTCGAATCTTGAGAAAACTTGATTTCTTCAAATCCCCTAAAACTAAGCAGAAAACCTATGTGCCTAGGCCTTACCATACCCCAACTGAACTCGGTATCAAGTGGCAAATGGACGTCAAATATGTACCGACTCACTGCTACACAGGCAAGCTACCTGACAAATTCTATCAATATACCGTCATTGATGAGGCCAGCAGGGAACGTTTTATCTTCCCTTTCAAAGAGCAATCTTCTCACTCAACTGTTCAGTTTGTCAAAATGGCTATGAGATACTTTGGATACAAACCCAAAATTATTCAAACGGATAATGGTTTTGAGTTTACCCATTTCAAAGAGACCAAGCAAATTCACCCCCTAGACCTACTTTGTCAGGAACTTGGTATTGAGCACAAACTAATTCGTCCTCGAACACCCAGACATAATGGCAAGGTTGAGCGCAGTCATCGAAATGATAACCGACGTTTCTACCAGCACTTGACCTTTTACTCCTATGACGATCTGATCAAGCAGATGAAAACCTATCTTTATCGTTCTAATCGACTCCCTATGCAAACTTTAGGCTGGAAATCTCCTATCGATATCAGAAAAGCTTTACTAGAAGCTAGCTCCTAGTAAAGCTTAACAAATGGATAACTTCAAAATCACCTTTTTGGTCTCACATCATTGACAAAGGTACATTCATGCCTTTTATGAAAGCATACAGAAAAACTCCCTGCCAGAGACAGAGAGTTTACAATTAAGTTGTCTGACTATAATTGTTATATCTGGGAACGTAATCGAATTAAGCTTCGATTTCTGTAACCATACCTGAACCAACAGTACGTCCACCTTCACGGATAGAGAAAGTAGTACCTTGTTCAACGGCGATTGGGTGGATCAATTCAACGTCGATAGTAACGTTATCACCAGGCATTACCATTTCAGTACCTTCTGGCAATTTGATTGAACCAGTTACGTCAGTTGTACGGAAGTAGAACTGTGGACGGTAGTTGTCGAAGAATGGAGTGTGACGTCCACCTTCTTCTTTAGTAAGGATGTAAACTTCACCTTTGAATTTAGTGTGTGGGTTGATAGAACCTGGTTTAGAGATAACTTGACCACGTTCGATTTCATCACGTTGTACACCACGAAGAAGCACACCAACGTTATCGCCAGCAAGACCTTCGTCAAGTTGTTTACGGAACATTTCAACACCAGTAACAACTGCTTTAGATTTTTCTTCTTGAAGACCAACGATTTCGATTTCGTCGTTGACACGAACTGTACCACGGTCGATACGTCCTGAAGCTACAGTACCACGACCAGTAATTGAGAATACGTCCTCGACTGGAAGCAACAATGGTTTATCAGTGTCGCGTTCTGGTTCTGGAATGTACTCATCAACAGTGTTCATCAATTCCATAACGATGTCTTCGTACTTAGAGTCACCTTCAAGGGCTTTAAGAGCTGAACCTTGGATAACTGGAAGATCATCACCTGGGAAATCGTATTCTGAAAGAAGGTCACGGATTTCCATTTCAACCAACTCAAGCAATTCTTCATCGTCAACCAAGTCAACTTTGTTCATGAAGACGATAAGGTGTTTAACACCAACCTGACGTGAAAGAAGGATGTGCTCACGAGTTTGTGGCATTGGACCGTCAGTTGAAGCTACTACAAGGATCGCACCGTCCATCTGAGCAGCACCAGTGATCATGTTTTTAACGTAGTCCGCGTGTCCTGGAGCGTCGATGTGAGCATAGTGACGTTTTTCAGTTTCGTACTCAACGTGTGCAGTGTTGATAGTGATACCGCGCTCGCGCTCTTCTGGAGCAGCATCGATAGACGCATAGTCTTTAGGTTGGTTAACTGATGAAGGCAAGCGACGTGCCAATACAGTTGTGATAGCTGCTGTCAAAGTAGTTTTACCGTGGTCAACGTGTCCAATTGTACCAATGTTAACGTGGGGTTTACTACGATCGTATTTTTCTTTTGCCATTTTGGTAAAAGCCTCCAATAAAATATATTTTATAGATAGACAGTAGGCAATACGGTCTAACTTTACCTTACTATTCTATCAAATTGTAGCAGAAATGCAAGCATTTTCTATTTTTTTTGTGATTTATTCCATGTAGAGCTGATAATAGGGCTGATTTTGGATGGAAGCACCGATGCTTGAGGATGCAATCCAAGTTTGATTTTCTAAGGAAACAAAGTTTTCTGCCGGTCCTGTCAGGATGACACCAGCAAATTCTAGCTTGTCAATTTCCTCCTGCTTGGTGAAGTCTGTATCGCCGAATTTAGCAATGTAGTCTTCTACATCATTGAGAGGAAATCGGTCAAAACTTCCCTTATCTTTTTTTGAGAGTTCAATATATTCCTTCATCATCTGAATACCAGACTTGAACTCCACCTGGTGTTCTGCTGGAATATCAGCTGGAAAACTTCTCAGACTCTGCTCTTTGAAGCCGAACAGCTCATCCGGGGTCACCAAGGTACGGTCCCTGTGACAGGTCCCAATCCAGTACCAATTTTGCTTAAGATTTTCTGGAATCATCTGCTTAATCTGACCCAGTGTGTACTTCTTATCAAATCGAATGGCAACTTCTACCAGCTGACCGTCCATGTCCTTAAGATATTTGAGCTGATTCTTTTCTCCCCATTCCGTAAAAGTGGGAAGCTTGGTATTGCTTGAATAATCATAGAGAAAATCTAAACTAGCCCCTGGGGAGTTCTGAGTAGGGTCATAGTGCATACTAAAGAGGGTAAAGTAGACTTCCCTTTGACCAAAAGAAATAGGGACACCAGCTATATCCTTGCTCAAATTATAGTAGATTTTACCTGAAAAAAATCCCGTTTCTTGTATTTTTATCCCATCATGGCTAATGTTGGGATAGGCGATTTCTGTCAGCAAATTGTACCGTTCTCGCTCGCTATTAATGCGTGCACCGTAAATCATTTTAACCATCCAAGAACCAATAAAAAGAAAAACAAAACCAATGAGCAGGGATAAGCTGATTGTTTTTAGCAGGTGTTTCCTTCTACTCTTCTTGGTTACAATTTCAAAAGTCTTCATAGTGATACCCCTTTTCTGTCAAGGTCTTGGCCAATTGTTTCCGCCCTCTGTGGAGATTGATTTTAACTAAGCTTTGAGATTGACCTAAAATTTTGGCAATCTCCTTGGTTGTCATCTCCTGAAAATAGTAGAGGTCCAAGACTAGCTGATACTTGCTCGGCAGCTCTGCTATTGCCCGATAGAGCGGCTCATAAGACCTGTCGTCAAATTTTGTCCAACCATTTTGGTGGAAAAATTCCTTCTGTAAGATGTCATGATAATGTTTGTCCCGCCTGTATTTGTCAATGTAAGCTCGGACAGCCGATCGATAGAGCCAGGCCCTGAGTTTCTCGAAAGGAAGGACAATATCGGAGGTGAGAATTTTGACCAGGACATCCTGGGCAATATCCTGGCTATCTGCAGGATTGGCGCCTGACTGTTGCAGATAGTAGGAAATTTCCTCAGCTATAGCAATGACTTCTTTTTCATAATCATCTAGTTTGATACTGCTCCCCTCCCTTCACTAATATAACGAATGAATCTGCAATCGGTTACACAACTTTTCTATATCCATTATACATTTTTTGACAAGCAAAAAACAACCTCCGCAGAAGTTGTTTTCGTCTCTTATCCTGAATTTCGGAGGCCTGTCGCCACACCGTTGATGGTGATGTGAATCAGGCTTTCCTGCTCTTTGCTGAGCTCCCCACGACGGAGGCGGTTAATGAGCTCAATTTGGATATAGTTAAGAATATTGAAGTAAGGCATGCGGTAGTCCAGACTGGCCTTGAGGAAAGGCAGTTCGTCTAGCAACTCTTCATGTTGCTCAATAGACAAAATCATGTCTTTAGTCAGTTGCCACTCATCTAAAATGGCATGGAAGATATTACGAACTTCCTCTGTCTCACACATTTTGGCGTATTCAAAGGCGATGTTCATGTTGGACTTAGATAAGACCATGTCTACATTTGACAAGAGTGAACGGAAGAAAGGCCAGCTCTCGTACATTTTTTGTAGTTTAGCTAGATTTTCAGGCGCCTTGTCAATATAGCGTTTGAAACTAGAACCAACACCATACCAACCTGGCAGCATGACACGGTTTTGTGACCAAGAGAATACCCAAGGAATGGCACGGAGCCCACCGATTTCAGTAATGGTCTTACGGGCTGCTGGACGAGAACCGATATTCAAACTGGAAATCTCACGGATTGGCGTCGCGGCAAAGAAGTATTCGTAGAAACGAGGATTATTGAAGACCAGGTCGCGGTAAATAGTATAGCTATCCGCCACAATCTCATCCATGGTTTCACGGTAACTACCAATTTCATCCGGATCCGTAATCATCTGCGTTACCATACGATCCAGCGTTGCAGACACCAGCATTTCCAAATTGTAGTAAGCTGCGTCCTTGTTACCATATTTATTACCAATCACCTCGCCCTGCTCGGTCAAACGGATACGGTCTTTGATAGAACCGAATGGCTGGGAGGTAATGGCATCATATGATGGACCACCACCACGACCAACCGTACCACCGCGGCCATGGAAGAAGGTAATCTTGACACCATTTTCTTGACCGATTTGGGTCAATTCATTCTGGGCCTTGTAGAGGGTCCAGCCTGATGACAGATAACCACCGTCTTTATTGGAATCCGAATAGCCCAACATGATTTCCTGGTAATATTTATTGCCAGCAATCCAGCGTTTGGTCAGATCTAATTTCAGATAATCACGCATGGTAGCAGCAGCATTGTCCAAATCTTCAATGGTTTCAAAGAGTGGAACAATCTGAACACGGGCCTTGTCGACATCAACCAGACCAACCTCCTTGAGTAAGACTGCCAATTCTAGCAAGTCTGATACGCTCTCTGAGTGGGAAATGATGTGCTGTTTGATGACCTCTTCACCTAGCTTATCCTTGAGTTCACGCGCTGTAGCAAAGATTGCCAACTCTTTTTCCAACTGCTCTGACTTGGCTACATGGGTTGCTGACAGGATGCGTGGGTCTGTTTCCAATTGTTTGAGGAGCACATGGCACTTAGCCTCTTCTGACAGGCTTGAATAATCTTCAACAATCCGTGCAGATGCTAGGAGCTCTCCTACACTTGCTTCTAAGATAGATGAATCCTGGCGCATGTCGATGCTGGCCAAGTAGAAGCCGAAGGCTTCAATCGCTTCTAAAATCTCTGTCAAATCTCCCTTAATCAGTGCCGCTGTTTTATTTTCTTTCAGGGATTTCTTGATAGCCAGCAGGTCAGCCTTGAAAGCAGCAACGTTTTCATAGCGATCATCAGTTGGTTTGTTGTGCACGAGGTAATCACGCGTGTTTGCCAACTTCATCTGGATATAATGGAAGGCACGGCGGTAGGGTTCGTTTTCACGATAGACAGACTGATCCTGTGACAAATCAGCCAATTGCTGAACTGCCGGACTGACCTTGACAATAGTGGTCGACAGTGAGAAATTACGGTAGAGCTTGTAAAGCTGCTCATCGTAATAGTTCATAATCACTTGGCACTGGGTCAGGGCTGATAATTTCAAGGTTTCGGCCGTCACAAATGGGTTTCCGTCACGATCACCACCAATCCACATACCCATGGTAATAGGACGCGGATTATCCAACTCAATGCCCTTCTCGGCAGCCAGACGCTTGTACTCCCCTTGGAGCTTGGTCACTGCCTTAATGAAGGAGGAATTGTAATACTCCATGACATTGGTAATTTCATTGGTAACCTTGAGTTTCTTCTCCCGCGTCATATCCGTCTGCATGATGATTTCGATATAAAGACGCAGTTGGTCTTCCCACTTGGTCCGGTTCATCAAGCCCAATTTGACATCGCGGTAACGACGGAGCAATTCGTGGATATGCTTGGTCAAATCCAGCATGGACTGGCGTTGAACCTGAGTTGGGTGGGCCGTCAAGACAGGAACGACATTGAGTTTCTCAAGGATATCAGCCGCATCTTCATGTTTGGATACCATATCAATTGTTGTGGACATTTTTCCTAGATAATCATGACCAATATTATTTTGATGGTTGATTTCATAGGCCAAGTCCACATCTTCAGAGATGTTAATCAAGAGAGGTAAGACAGCGAAATAGCGAGAAATCACAGCCAATTCGTCATTGTCTAAC
The sequence above is a segment of the Streptococcus suis genome. Coding sequences within it:
- a CDS encoding DDE-type integrase/transposase/recombinase — translated: MTSIPQNLRYLPHTLETRYHAVKTYRNGASVTFICRRYKVSKASLMRWNKRFDGTKESLKDRSHRPLTPHPKAHTEQELTWIKNCIRRNPQATLIEIFYKLKTNKGYDRHPCSLFRILRKLDFFKSPKTKQKTYVPRPYHTPTELGIKWQMDVKYVPTHCYTGKLPDKFYQYTVIDEASRERFIFPFKEQSSHSTVQFVKMAMRYFGYKPKIIQTDNGFEFTHFKETKQIHPLDLLCQELGIEHKLIRPRTPRHNGKVERSHRNDNRRFYQHLTFYSYDDLIKQMKTYLYRSNRLPMQTLGWKSPIDIRKALLEASS
- the tuf gene encoding elongation factor Tu → MAKEKYDRSKPHVNIGTIGHVDHGKTTLTAAITTVLARRLPSSVNQPKDYASIDAAPEERERGITINTAHVEYETEKRHYAHIDAPGHADYVKNMITGAAQMDGAILVVASTDGPMPQTREHILLSRQVGVKHLIVFMNKVDLVDDEELLELVEMEIRDLLSEYDFPGDDLPVIQGSALKALEGDSKYEDIVMELMNTVDEYIPEPERDTDKPLLLPVEDVFSITGRGTVASGRIDRGTVRVNDEIEIVGLQEEKSKAVVTGVEMFRKQLDEGLAGDNVGVLLRGVQRDEIERGQVISKPGSINPHTKFKGEVYILTKEEGGRHTPFFDNYRPQFYFRTTDVTGSIKLPEGTEMVMPGDNVTIDVELIHPIAVEQGTTFSIREGGRTVGSGMVTEIEA
- a CDS encoding anti-sigma factor; translation: MKTFEIVTKKSRRKHLLKTISLSLLIGFVFLFIGSWMVKMIYGARINSERERYNLLTEIAYPNISHDGIKIQETGFFSGKIYYNLSKDIAGVPISFGQREVYFTLFSMHYDPTQNSPGASLDFLYDYSSNTKLPTFTEWGEKNQLKYLKDMDGQLVEVAIRFDKKYTLGQIKQMIPENLKQNWYWIGTCHRDRTLVTPDELFGFKEQSLRSFPADIPAEHQVEFKSGIQMMKEYIELSKKDKGSFDRFPLNDVEDYIAKFGDTDFTKQEEIDKLEFAGVILTGPAENFVSLENQTWIASSSIGASIQNQPYYQLYME
- a CDS encoding RNA polymerase sigma factor, whose protein sequence is MKLDDYEKEVIAIAEEISYYLQQSGANPADSQDIAQDVLVKILTSDIVLPFEKLRAWLYRSAVRAYIDKYRRDKHYHDILQKEFFHQNGWTKFDDRSYEPLYRAIAELPSKYQLVLDLYYFQEMTTKEIAKILGQSQSLVKINLHRGRKQLAKTLTEKGYHYEDF
- the ppc gene encoding phosphoenolpyruvate carboxylase, with the translated sequence MKIQKLENYNNKDAIKEEVAILTTILEEVAGQMMSAETFQKILELSQLSHEDDYQALIDIIGQLDNDELAVISRYFAVLPLLINISEDVDLAYEINHQNNIGHDYLGKMSTTIDMVSKHEDAADILEKLNVVPVLTAHPTQVQRQSMLDLTKHIHELLRRYRDVKLGLMNRTKWEDQLRLYIEIIMQTDMTREKKLKVTNEITNVMEYYNSSFIKAVTKLQGEYKRLAAEKGIELDNPRPITMGMWIGGDRDGNPFVTAETLKLSALTQCQVIMNYYDEQLYKLYRNFSLSTTIVKVSPAVQQLADLSQDQSVYRENEPYRRAFHYIQMKLANTRDYLVHNKPTDDRYENVAAFKADLLAIKKSLKENKTAALIKGDLTEILEAIEAFGFYLASIDMRQDSSILEASVGELLASARIVEDYSSLSEEAKCHVLLKQLETDPRILSATHVAKSEQLEKELAIFATARELKDKLGEEVIKQHIISHSESVSDLLELAVLLKEVGLVDVDKARVQIVPLFETIEDLDNAAATMRDYLKLDLTKRWIAGNKYYQEIMLGYSDSNKDGGYLSSGWTLYKAQNELTQIGQENGVKITFFHGRGGTVGRGGGPSYDAITSQPFGSIKDRIRLTEQGEVIGNKYGNKDAAYYNLEMLVSATLDRMVTQMITDPDEIGSYRETMDEIVADSYTIYRDLVFNNPRFYEYFFAATPIREISSLNIGSRPAARKTITEIGGLRAIPWVFSWSQNRVMLPGWYGVGSSFKRYIDKAPENLAKLQKMYESWPFFRSLLSNVDMVLSKSNMNIAFEYAKMCETEEVRNIFHAILDEWQLTKDMILSIEQHEELLDELPFLKASLDYRMPYFNILNYIQIELINRLRRGELSKEQESLIHITINGVATGLRNSG